Proteins co-encoded in one Ananas comosus cultivar F153 linkage group 15, ASM154086v1, whole genome shotgun sequence genomic window:
- the LOC109721114 gene encoding cyclin-D2-1-like — MALSPSDPSSASSNLLLLCAEDADDVASWEPHDPDPHPHPIVSTPTSPSPSPSPAPFDGDEWRAPDDRHVSVMLAAEPHHSPRPDYLSRLRDRSLDATSRHDAVNWILKVCELYRFRPVTPCLAVSYLDRFLSSRALPGGGEGWATELVSVASVWVAAKMEETQVPGLLELQTAEEGPRRVFDPRTVRRMELLLMSALAWRMRSPTPFDYLPHFAPRRPPLPPLLLARASSLVLNAHRVVDFLGYRASEIAASAVLCAAREIGDSSPGCDGDELATSLAKWVSKDVVRGCRQLMEEYLIDTCPSAHRRLKPIPEPEPEPEPEPTPPPSPVGVLDAAAAACGSCDTQKSSPSAAPPPFPEKEPEPARDEPPPSKRRRLAESRCTARIDTGEDGSCS, encoded by the exons ATGGCGCTCTCCCCCTCGgacccctcctccgcctcctctaacctcctcctcctctgcgcCGAGGACGCCGACGACGTGGCCTCCTGGGAGCCGCACGATCCCgatccccatccccatcccaTCGTCTCCACTCCCACCtccccctcgccctcgccctcgcccgcgccgtTCGACGGCGACGAGTGGCGGGCCCCCGACGACCGCCACGTGTCGGTCATGCTCGCCGCCGAGCCCCACCACTCCCCCCGCCCCGACTACCTCTCCCGCCTCCGCGACCGCTCCCTCGACGCCACCTCCCGTCACGACGCCGTCAACTGGATCCTCAAGGTCTGCGAGCTCTACCGTTTCCGCCCCGTCACGCCGTGCCTCGCCGTCAGCTACCTCGACCGCTTCCTCTCCTCCCGCGCCCTCCCG gggggaggggaggggtgGGCGACGGAGCTGGTGTCGGTGGCGAGCGTGTGGGTGGCGGCGAAGATGGAGGAGACGCAGGTGCCGGGTCTGCTGGAGCTGcagacggcggaggagggcccGCGGCGCGTGTTCGACCCCCGCACGGTGCGCCGCATGGAGCTGCTCCTCATGTCCGCCCTCGCCTGGCGCATGCGCTCCCCCACCCCCTTCGACTACCTCCCCCACTTCGCTCCACGCCGCCCCCCCcttccccctctcctcctcgccCGCGCCTCCTCCCTCGTCCTCAACGCCCACCGCG TGGTGGATTTTTTGGGGTATCGGGCGTCGGAGATCGCGGCGTCGGCGGTGCTGTGCGCGGCGCGCGAGATCGGCGATTCCTCGCCCGGCTGCGACGGCGACGAATTGGCGACCTCTTTGGCCAAGTGGGTCAGCAAG GACGTGGTGCGCGGTTGTCGCCAGCTAATGGAGGAGTACCTGATCGACACGTGTCCTTCCGCTCATCGGCGCCTGAAGCCGATCCCCGAGCCGGAGCCTgagccggagccggagccgacgccgccgccgagccccgTCGGCGTcctcgacgccgccgccgccgcctgcggTAGCTGCGACACCCAAAAATCGTctccctccgccgcgccgccgccgttccCCGAAAAGGAGCCGGAGCCGGCTCGCGATGAGCCGCCGCCTTCGAAACGGCGCCGGCTAGCGGAGAGCCGCTGTACAGCGCGTATAGACACCGGTGAAGATGGATCGTGTTCGTAA